The Paramagnetospirillum magnetotacticum MS-1 region CCAGCTTTCCGGCGACCAGTTCTCGGACATGGGACTTCAATCTCCTGGCGTTCCGCGCCTTGCGAAACGAAAAAGCCGTTCTCTATACGACTCTGGGCGGTATATTTCCAGCCCGGAGGACAAGATACGGCCATGAAAAATCCGAGGATCGAAATGAGCGACACCGCCACCCACTGGCAGCAGGTCTGGACCACGAAGCAGCCGGAAGAGGTCTCGTGGTATCAAGACGATCCTTCGCCATCACTGGAGATGATCCAAGCGGCGGGGTTGCGCCGGGACGCGGCCATCATCGATGTGGGCGGCGGAGCCTCGGTCCTGGTGGACCGCTTGCTGGACTTGGGCTTCGTGCATGTGGCGGTGCTCGATATCGCCGAGGCGGCGCTGGGTAAGGCGGCGGAGCGTCTGGGACCCTTGGGCGACGAGGTCACCTGGATCGAGACCAGTGTGCTGGACTGGCGGCCGGTACCCGGCCTGTTCGATCTGTGGCACGACCGCGCCGTGCTGCATTTCCTGACCGAGCCCGCCGATCAGGCCCGTTATGTGGAGGTGATGAAGGCGGCTCTGGGGCCGGAGGCATCGGTGATCCTGGCCGGTTTCGCCCCCGATGGGCCGGAGAAATGTTCCGGGCTGCCGGTGAGCCGCCACGATGCCGCCAGCCTTGGCGCCCTGCTGGGGCCGGAGTTCCGGCTGGTGGAGGAGAGGCGCCAGGACCATGTGACGCCGGGCGGCAGCGTCCAGAGATTTCAGTGGGCGCGCTTTATCCGCACTCTTCCATAGGCGCCAGATTGGCCAGGGCCGAGCGCTGCAGCAAGGTGATCTTGCCCCGCCCGGTGGCGATCAGGCCGCGCGCCGCCATTCGGCTGGTCAGCCGCGCCACCACTTCGCGCGTCGTGCCGATGTGACCGGCGATCTCCTGCTGGGTGAGGCGCACCTCCCCCTTGCCCGAGGCGCGGACCAGCAGGAAATTGCCCAGACGCTGCTCCACCGTGCAGGCATGCACATGGTCAAGCTCGGCCATCAGGCGGAAGACCAGGGTCGACAGGGTGCGCACGGTCAGATCCTGAATGACCGGCTCGGTCTCGAACAGGGCGCGGTAAAGGCGGCCCGGCACCACGGCGATTGTGGTGGGCTGCTCTTCGGTCTGGACCCAGGCGGGATAGAGCAGGTCGTTGAACAGGCTGTTCATGGCCAGGACGCAGGTCTCGCCCGGCCGGATGGGATACAGCGTGGCCTCCTTGCCGCCGGGCAGCAGGGTGAAGACCCGTAACCCCCCGTCGAGCACGAAATAGGCGCCGGAAACGTCCTGGCCCTTCTCGATGATGGTCTTGCCCGGGTCAAAACGGTAGGTCAGCGCGCCGCCCTCCAGTCTCTGCCGTCCCTGGGCCGACAGATCGCGAAAGGCGGCGATGCTTGCGATGTCCTTCATGCGGGGTTCCCCCACCCGATCAAGGCGCCCTGGTCAGGCGTCGCGCCAGCCTATCACTGCTGAGTGAACGAAGGAACGCGGCCAAATCGCGGATGTCGTCTTCGGACAGCACAAGGCGGTCGATAACGTCGAAGC contains the following coding sequences:
- a CDS encoding class I SAM-dependent methyltransferase, which codes for MKNPRIEMSDTATHWQQVWTTKQPEEVSWYQDDPSPSLEMIQAAGLRRDAAIIDVGGGASVLVDRLLDLGFVHVAVLDIAEAALGKAAERLGPLGDEVTWIETSVLDWRPVPGLFDLWHDRAVLHFLTEPADQARYVEVMKAALGPEASVILAGFAPDGPEKCSGLPVSRHDAASLGALLGPEFRLVEERRQDHVTPGGSVQRFQWARFIRTLP
- a CDS encoding Crp/Fnr family transcriptional regulator, producing MKDIASIAAFRDLSAQGRQRLEGGALTYRFDPGKTIIEKGQDVSGAYFVLDGGLRVFTLLPGGKEATLYPIRPGETCVLAMNSLFNDLLYPAWVQTEEQPTTIAVVPGRLYRALFETEPVIQDLTVRTLSTLVFRLMAELDHVHACTVEQRLGNFLLVRASGKGEVRLTQQEIAGHIGTTREVVARLTSRMAARGLIATGRGKITLLQRSALANLAPMEECG